A genomic segment from Chitinophagaceae bacterium encodes:
- the rplF gene encoding 50S ribosomal protein L6 produces the protein MSRIGKQPINLPSGVTLTVSKVNEVTVKGPKGELKQPIDRDIKVEVKENIVELGRPTDQIRHRALHGLSRALINNMVKGVTDGYKKEMELVGVGFKAANQGNTLDLSLGYSHNIIFDLPKEIKVATAQEKGKNPTITLESNDKQLLGQVCAKLRSLRKPEPYKGKGVKFAGEVLRRKAGKAAGK, from the coding sequence ATGAGTCGTATAGGTAAGCAACCCATAAATCTCCCGTCAGGAGTTACTCTTACAGTTTCAAAAGTAAACGAAGTAACAGTAAAAGGCCCAAAAGGTGAATTGAAACAACCCATTGACAGGGATATTAAAGTTGAAGTAAAAGAAAACATTGTTGAACTGGGGCGCCCAACCGATCAAATACGCCACCGTGCGCTGCACGGCCTTAGCCGTGCCTTAATCAACAATATGGTTAAAGGCGTTACCGATGGGTATAAAAAAGAAATGGAACTGGTAGGTGTGGGTTTTAAAGCAGCCAACCAGGGCAATACGCTGGATTTATCATTAGGCTATTCTCATAATATTATTTTTGATTTACCCAAAGAAATTAAAGTAGCCACAGCACAGGAAAAAGGGAAAAACCCAACCATAACATTAGAGAGCAACGACAAGCAATTGCTGGGCCAGGTGTGCGCTAAACTACGCAGCCTGCGTAAGCCGGAGCCTTACAAAGGAAAGGGTGTGAAGTTTGCCGGTGAAGTATTGAGGAGAAAAGCAGGTAAAGCAGCAGGTAAGTAA
- the rpsH gene encoding 30S ribosomal protein S8 translates to MVTDPIADYLTRIRNAQMANHRIVEIPASKLKKRITEILYTKGYILKYKFVDDNKQGTIKIALKYDGNTKLPVIQSLERVSRPGLRTYAKPEEFKRVKNGLGIAIISTSKGVMTDKEAKAQNVGGEVLCNIY, encoded by the coding sequence ATGGTTACTGATCCAATTGCAGACTATTTAACAAGAATTCGTAATGCCCAAATGGCCAACCACCGTATCGTGGAAATTCCTGCCAGCAAATTGAAAAAAAGGATTACGGAAATTTTGTACACTAAAGGATATATCCTTAAGTACAAATTTGTAGATGATAACAAACAAGGCACCATTAAAATTGCCTTAAAATACGATGGTAACACCAAGTTGCCCGTAATTCAAAGCCTGGAAAGGGTGAGCCGCCCAGGCCTGCGTACCTATGCAAAACCCGAAGAATTTAAAAGGGTTAAAAACGGCCTGGGTATTGCCATTATCTCTACTTCCAAAGGAGTTATGACAGATAAAGAAGCCAAAGCCCAAAATGTAGGCGGAGAAGTTCTTTGTAACATTTATTAA
- the rpsN gene encoding 30S ribosomal protein S14, translated as MAKKSIEARQRKREKTVAKFAEKRAALKAEGNYAALAALPRNASPVRLKNRCQLTGRPRGFMRHFGLSRVIFRDMALQGKIPGVTKASW; from the coding sequence ATGGCAAAAAAATCAATTGAAGCCAGGCAAAGAAAAAGGGAAAAAACTGTTGCCAAATTTGCAGAAAAAAGAGCTGCATTAAAGGCAGAGGGAAATTATGCAGCATTAGCCGCACTTCCCCGTAATGCATCACCTGTGCGGTTAAAAAACCGTTGCCAATTAACCGGCCGTCCCCGTGGCTTTATGCGCCATTTTGGTCTCAGTCGTGTAATTTTCAGGGACATGGCTTTACAGGGAAAAATTCCGGGAGTAACCAAAGCAAGCTGGTAA